In the genome of Anabaena cylindrica PCC 7122, the window TAGGAGATGTGGGCGGTTTAGTAGAAAATCTCAATTTGCGAATGACTCAAGTCCGGGACGCAGAAGGACGTTTGATTACAATTCCCAACAGCGAAGTTAAAATAGTAGCCAATCTTTCTAGTCGTTGGTCACGGGCTGATTTAACTATTCCAGTTTCCTACCAAGCCAATATTGATGAAGCTTTGCAGTTAATCGAAGACGTGGCTGTGAAAATGAATCAAGAACCCTTTTGGAAGCGGCAAATTATCGAAAAGCCGAGTATTTTGGGAATTGATAATTTTAGCGATCGCGGTATGATGATTCGCGTATGGATTAAAACCCAGCCCCTCAAGCAATGGGATGTAGCGCGAGAATATCGTCGTCGTCTCAAAATTGCCTTAGACCAAGCCGATATTTCCATTCCAATACCACAACAAGCAATTTGGATCAATGATTCTCACTTGTTAAATTATGAAGGTAATAGCGCATCTAGTCCTGAAGTAGGTAGACATCTTTAAATCACCAATCCCCTGGAAGCGCAGGGCTGTTTCATTACCTCGTTCCTAGTCTCTGACTAGGAATGCTATCACAAAGGCTCCGCCTCCACTCTCATTAGTAGCACAGCATGGCTATAAACATGGGCAGAGTCTTCTAAAAGAATGTTTGAAAAGTAGTTGCTGATGTATTAAAAACTTTAGATCCTCCTAAATCCTCCTTTTTAAGGAGGACTTTGACTCTAATTACCCCCCTTGTTAAAAAGTGTTAAAGGGGAATAGCTTCGCCATGTAAGCCATCAGCAAGTGTCTAAAATCACCACCCAAAAACTTTTCAAACACCCTCTTACCACCAAACTCGATTTCCGTCTTCATCTACTCGCGCTTGACGAATTATATCAGAAATTTCTTCTGCATCTTTGACATGGTGAAGTGCTTTTTGCTCACCTTCAGGAGTTTCAACAACAAAATAAGTGGGAACTGTAATATGATCGCCTGTAATATCCGGTGAGTCTACAGCAATTTGTTGAGATTTTTCTGCAATTGATTGCGGTTCCTCAGCAATTCTATCCCCAGGATTAGCAGTTAATTTCTTTTTTTTGACATTTAGTTCTTTTTTAGAAAAGCTATCTTTATCTACTGGCTGATTAATTTGTTTATCTTGATGATCAGTCATGGGTTTTACCAAAATAAAATTTTTGCTATCACTAATATCAATTTAAACAATCAAATTCATAAGTCGCTCTTTCTTAGGAAAGAGTTTAAGAACGAAATTAAAATTTGGACTCAGACTAAAGTTAGAGACGGGAGCATCCCAGTCAGGTGAGCCATCAAGACTCACCCCAATTACATTATACTAAAGCTGCCTGTTCCTCCTTACTAATCACCCTACCCTCATCTTCAAAACCGGCAATTTGATCAAAGTTCAAATAGCGATACAAATCATCAGCGAAAGGATGTATTCTTTCGGCGACAATATCCAAATATTCCTGCACATTAGGAAGTCTTCCCAATAACGCACAAACTGCTGCTAATTCTGCCGAACCTAAATACACTTGTGCGCCTTTTCCCATGCGATTATTGAAGTTACGAGTCGAGGTAGAAAACACCGTTGTATTATCATCAACTCGCGCCTGATTTCCCATACATAAACTGCATCCAGGTATCTCAGTTCTTGCATTTGCAGCTACGAAAACATTATAAACACCTTCTGCTTTTAATTGGTGTTCGTCCATACGAGTTGGAGGCGCTATCCACAAACGAGCTTTCACCTCACCTGCACCTTCTAAAACCTTTGCAGTTGCCCGATAATGTCCGATATTTGTCATACAAGAACCAACAAATACTTCTTGTACTGGATCATTAGCAACTTCTGATAATAACTTAACATTATCTGGGTCATTGGGAGCAGCAACAATGGGTTCTTTGATTTCACTTAAATCAATTTCAATTATTTCTGCATATTCGGCATCTGTGTCGGCAGATAATAATACAGGATTTGCTAACCATTCTTCCATTTTTGCCACTCGGCGCATAATGGTTCGCTCATCATGATAACCCCGTGCTACCATGTTTGTTAACAAAGCAATATTGGAACGCAGATATTCGGCGACTGTCTCTTCACTCAATTTAATTGTACAACCTGCACAAGAACGTTCTGCGGAAGCATCGGTTAATTCAAAAGCTTGTTCTACTTTCAAATCTGGTAAACCTTCAATTTCCAAAATCTTGCCAGAGAAGATGTTTTTTTTGTTCTGCTTCTCTACAGTTAATAATCCTTTTTGCATAGCAACATAAGGAATTGCATTCACAACATCCCTCAGTGTTATTCCTGGCTGCAATTCTCCTTTAAATCTGACTAAAACTGATTCGGGCATATCTAAAGGCATGACACCCAATGCACCAGCAAACGCAACTAAACCAGAACCAGCAGGGAAGGATATACCCAAGGGGAAGCGAGTATGTGAGTCTCCACCTGTTCCCACTGTATCCGGTAATAACATCCGGTTTAACCAGGAGTGAATGATACCATCACCAGGACGCAAGGCGACACCGGCACGTTGGGCGAAAAAGTCGGGTAGTTCTTGATGGGTTTTGATATCTACTGGTTTGGGATATGCGGCTGTGTGACAGAAGCTTTGCATTACTAAGTCTGCACTGAAACCTAAACAAGCGAGTTCTTTTAATTCATCCCTTGTCATTGGCCCTGTGGTGTCCTGAGAACCGACTGTAGTCATGATTGGTTCGCAAGATGTCCCTGGACGTACTCCTGGTAAACCGCAGGCTTTTCCGACCATTTTCTGCGCCAATGTGTAGCCTTTTCCGGTGTCGGCTGGGGCTTGGGGACGAATAAATAAGTTACTTGGTTCTAAGCCTAATGCTTGACGGGTTTTGTCGGTGAGGGTACGTCCAATTAGTAAGGGAATACGTCCACCGGCGCGAACTTCGTCCAAAATTGTGTCAGGTTTGAGGCTGAAGGTGGAAATTACTTCTCCTGCGGCGTTGGTAACTTCGCCTTTGTAGGGATAAATGGTGATTATGTCACCGGTTTCCATTTTGGTGACATCGCATTGTATGGGTAATGCACCGGCATCTTCGGCTGTGTTAAAAAAGATGGGAGCGATCGCACTTCCTAATATATAACCCCCAGCCCGTTTGTTGGGAACAAAGGGTATATCATTTCCCAAATGCCATAATACAGAGTTAATTGCAGACTTACGGGAAGAACCTGTACCGACAACATCACCAACGTAAGCAACGGGAAATCCTTTTTTCTTCAACTCTGCAATGGTTTCTAAACTTCCTGGTTGACGAGTTTCTAACATCGCCAAAGCGTGCAAAGGGATATCCGGGCGAGTTGTGGCGTGGGTTGCGGGTGATAAATCGTCGGTATTGGTTTCCCCAGGAACTTTAAACACGGTAACGGTGATAGCTTCTGGTAATGTGGGACGGGAGAGAAACCACTCTGCTTCTGCCCAAGAGTTGATCACTCTTTTAGCGTAGGGGTTGGTTTTCGATAATTCCAAAACATCATGGAAAGCATCATACACCAACAAAATTCTGCTGAGTGAAGAAGCTGCGTAGGCGGCTATTTGTTCTCTTCCTTCCCCTTTCATGACCAAGGGTGTTTCTGAAGATGTTGATACAGATGTGGTGGAAACTTGGAGTAAATCAATTAAGGACTGTACATTGTAACCGCCTATCATTGTTCCCAGCAATTCCACTGCGTCTATTGGTGAAACCAAGGGACTGGTTATTTCCTCTTTCGCAATAGCAGTGAGAAACCCAGCTTTTACATAGGCTGCTTGGTCTACACCGGGGGGAATGCGATCGCGCAATAAATTTAATAATAACTCTTCTTCGCCCTTTGGTGGATTTTTCAGTAATTCACACAACTCTGATGTTTGTTGTGCGTCTAACGGTAAAGGGGGAATATCCAGTTGGGCGCGTTCTTGGGTGTGTTGTTGATATTTTGCTAACATGATTTAGCCTTTTTCCTGCTATGTTTTGTTTTCTTTATTTTATTGTAAGGGAATTGTTACAGGAGTTACTGGTAAACGAATTTGTCAGAAACAAACAATTTATAGATTATTATTTTTAATAGAATCTTTATTCTATGTAATTTACTATGGTTTCAAAACAAATAATTCAAGAAAAATTAGAAAGTTTAACAGAAGAACAACTTAATCAAGTTTATGATGTGATTGAACAATTAAGTATTGCAGAAAATATCATTAAAAAAACCTATTTTAATGTCTAAATTACGAAAAATTTCTATTGATGCTCCCGAAGATTATTCGGTTAAAATTGCGATTAGTTTTGGGAGAGATATAGATGAGGACTAAAATTTTCGTAGATACTTGGTTTTTTGTTGTTTTAATCAATAGGAGTTGTGAACAATGAAGGTGAGAAAGGAAGAAATTAAAGCCATGATTCTACAATTTCCTGTATAAGAAATTAATGAATTAATGGAAGAAATTAGGAAGGCTTTGGAAATGAGAGAGTTTATGAAATTAGCAGAAACAGGATTTACATAATGGTATGACCCAGAAGAGGATATTTGTTAATCGAATTATTTTTTTAACAATAATTCTACTTTAAAATATATTTTCAGACTACAATAAACATACCATATAAAGAGAGAAAATAAATTAATATATGATAGATAAAGTTGGCATTTTTTTAGATATTGAAAACTTAGCTGGTTGGCTAAAATTAGATGGAGGAGAAACGCTACTTGATAGAGCTAGTGAATTAGGTAGTGTTGTAGTACGTCGTGCTTATGGGGATTTTAGTTTACCATCTGTTAGCAAAAGACAATCTGAATTAAATTTATTAGGATTTGAGTTTGTTCATGTTTATCATCCAGTTAAAGGGAAAAATTCTGCTGATATTCAAATTGTAGTTGATGTGATGGAATATTTAACAAGAGTTCCTGATCTTCAATGGTTTGTATTAGCTACAGGTGATGCTGATTTTTCTCCATTATTTAGAAGATTAAAAGAGTTAGGAAAATCTGTTGTTGGAATTGGTCCCAAATCTAAATTAAGTGAAGTTGTCAAAAAATCTTGTAACCGCTTTATTTATACAGATACAAATGTTACAAACATTGTCACAAATATTGACATAACTACATTTCCTATAAACAATAAAGAACTGCAAGAATCTTCTTTAGAACTATTAGAAAAGATTTTAAATAGAAATACCGATCAAATTCCTGTATCTGTCCTTAAAACAGCAATTTTAGAACTTGATCCTTCATTTGATGAAAGAAATTTTGGTTATTCAAAATTTTTATCATTCTTAAAAAGTGTTCCTGATATTGTTAGTTTAAGATTAGATAAACAAAAAACAACTTGGTTTGCTAAATCAGCAGAAGATAATAATGATGAAATAAAAATTTCATCTGAAGATCAAAATAATCAAAACCAAAATATACAACTACAACCTACACCGGATTTATATAAACGATTATTAAAGAAAATTGGATTACGATTATGCAAGAAAAAATTACTATGTGAAGCTTTTGTCAAACTTAATCAAAAGTTTAAAGATAAATTCAGCACATCAGAACAACTGGAATTTTTATTTGATACATTTGATAATCTTTATAGTCGTGGAGAAATTAGAGCAGCTTCTTTTCTCCTTTATAAATGTGGTTATATTATTAAAAGTGAAGATGTAAATGATACAGCTAATTTATCGCTAATAACAACCTTTTCTCAAGAGTATGTACTTATAAAAATTGACAAAATTATTTTATCACATATTTATTATCAATGCCAAAATAAAAATATCAAATTTATACCTGATTTATGTATATCTTTAATGATAAGTAATTTTTTTAAAAATAAGAACAAAATTCAAGAAATTATATCTCAGTGTAAACTAGAGCATGAGTAAAGTTATCGCTCAAGCTCTCAACCTCTCATCCTCAAAAGTAACTCCATCCTTTAAGTCCTTAAATCCTGATATGGTTTGCGTCACGCTACGCTATCAGACAAAATGATATAGTAACTTGAAAGAGCGAATTTAATCTAAAATATAATTATCAACTATGGAATTTGAATGGGATACAAAAAAAGCAGAATCTAACTTATCCAAACATGGAGTTTCATTTACAGAAGCTCAAACAGTTTTTGATGATCCACTCTATGTTGATTTTTATGATCCTGATCATTCAGAAACAGAACATCGTTATATCATTATAGGAGAATCATCAAACAATCGTATCTTGTTAGTTTCCTACACCGAAAGAGAAGATATAATTAGAATTATTAGTGCTAGACAAGTCACAAAACAAGAACTCAAAGCTTATCAAGAAGGTTAAAGCAATGGAAGATGAATTAAGAGAGGAATATGATTTAAAAAGTCTAAAAGTCAGGAAAATGGGAGCAAAGCGTAAAAGTTTTGGTAATACAATTATCAAACTAGATGCAGATGTAGCAGAAGTTTTTCCTAATGCTGAATCAGTTAATGAAGCTCTGAGATTTTTAATTAGAATCAGCAGAGAAAATCAAGTTCCATTATAAATTAAATTCTGTAAGTTGGGTTTTTCAACCCAACATTTTTATTTATAACTAAAATCAAAAATAACCTCATCCTAAAAATCCTGATTCAGAAAATACCCGAAATTAGCTACAATATAAATAATTATTGTACCTCTATACTTACTGTTCAGATGAATACAAAAATCAAACCAGACTGGGCTGGACAAGGTTTACTTTCTCAGTTTGTCAACCTGCTGATTAATACTAAACCTATCTACAGCTTAATGAAACAACAAGCTAGGCAAGTAATGATTAAAACTGCCGAAAAAAACGGTGTTGCTTGGCGTAAAAATTACGAGAAACTAGAAGCATCAGGAATCAAAGAAAAGCTGACAGAAGTTGTTAATCCCAATGTAGTTTATCCTGAGTACTACAAAGTTCCTTTTCATGCTTATAGTGAAGGTAATCTTTGCTGGAAAGCGGCTTTTGAAGCTCCCAGTGCTACCTATGCTATGGGATTACGGGTATGGCCAAAAGAGAAAATTACTTGGCAAACTGCAAACCACAGATTAAGGTCAAGTTTTCACGAAGTTTTAGGCACTTATGTCACTCAAGATGTGCAGGATATTTTAGATATTGGCTGTTCAGTTGGTATTTCTACTTTAGAAATACACCGCTATTATCAACAAAAACAAAACCATCCAGTTAACACAATAGGTTTAGATTTATCTCCCTATATGTTGAGTGTAGCTAAACAGTTAGATGTTGATAACGAAATATCCCAATGGTTGCACACTCAAGCAGAAAATACAGGATTAGCAAATGAGTCTTTTGACTTAGTAACTCTCCAATTTGTTACTCATGAACTTCCTAGTTTTGCTAGTCAGGCTATTTTTCAGGAAGCTTTGCGGTTGTTACGTCCTGGTGGTTGCTTTGCCATAGTAGATAATAATCCAAAATCACCTGTAATTCAAAACTTACCTCCTGTACTATTTACACTGATGAAAAGTACAGAACCTTGGTCTGATGAATACTATATGTTTGACATAGAAGGGACTTTACAAACTATAGGTTTTGAGGTACTAACGACGGTTTCTACTGACCCACGACACCGTGCTATTGTTGCTAAAAAAACAATTTTGTAAAAGTGTAGTTTGTAGGGAAAATTTTTATTTATCCCTACGTTTAGATTGATTTTAAAAACCATTCACAATATCATCACAACTGTCAATCTTTAAATACTGATTCAGACTATTAAACATCCATTAACTTGAAATTTATCTTAATCAATATTCAATTTCTAATTTACGTCTGAAAACCCAAATTTTTCATCAATTCCATTAAAGAAACTCCGTGCAAATGTGCCAGATCTGCTAGATATTCAAAACGATGTGCTTGCAGTTGATCTATCTGTTCACTTAAACGTAATAACTCTCTATACTCCTCATCTGTCAGATTTTCTTCATCCGCTTTAGCTATTAATTGGTTGTAATAAATCTGAGTATTATCAGAAATATCTGGATTATTTTTGAGAAACAATTCAGCTTCTTCTTTAATCAATTTAGCGGCTTTTCTTTGGGTATGCAAAATAATGACTTGAGAGACGAATTTATCGAAATCTGGCTCGTTTAATTGTTGAACAGCTTGGAACAAAGCTTCTGAAGATAATTGAACTTCAAGTTTCACTGTTGACATTTTTTACATCTCGCCAGCTAATTTGTCAATATTCTATCAATAGACTGATGACAACAAGTATATATGGCGTTATGAATCCGTACAACTATTCCTTGAAATTATAAAAAATCATCAGAAGTTGATACTAATCATAAATGTTAAACAAGGTATCATTTTGATAAAGAATATTAAGATTATACAAAAAATTGTAAGTTATATTTATTTGTAAGTAGTGGATATGAACAATCAATCCACCCCTACAAATATTACTGTTAACAGAAAAGTACCTTAAAAAAGGTTAACCAAACCAGTGAGAGGGTTGACAACCCGGTTGAACTGTTTCACGAAGGTGATTACTAATCCAGTCTGATTTTTGTTGGATAATTGAAAATATACCTTGATGAATCAAATTTTGTAGATGTAAGTGTTGCCCTAGAGGATGACGTGGTAACTTTTGGTTGATAGAGTTATTTTGTTCATCTTCATGTATGGAAATTTGACTATCAGGAACTGCGCTATAAAAGCCAGGAAGACGATTGATAACAAAGGAAATTAGCTCTTGTCGTAAATCAGGAATTGCAAAAGCTTGTTGATAAGGTTCATACAGATATGTATCTAAAACACTTTCAATTTCACCGATGACTGATTGGTGGGATAACTTGACTACTGTTTCCATGATTTATTATCTCCTGATTGTTAATAATTTACACAACGAAAAAGCTATCTAAATGGTGTATTTTTATGATAAACATCTGGAAATTTTCCAGTATTAGACCTCATAACCTTATCTAAAAATTGTTTTTGGCAAAATTTTAGATATTTAATTATCCTATTTTTAGGTTAAATTTATACTCTTTTGAGTACAAGCTTAAAAATAGTATTCATTTAATTTTTGATATTATCGGTTTATAATTCTAATTATTTGAAATTTACAATTTTTTACAAAAAAATATACAAAACGCAGCATAAACTATTAGGGATCAATTTTGGTATTATTACCCTAACTTCCATGCAGTCAGATGGGGTAGTTCATCCTATTATCGGCTGCTGCTCTTCGCGCCATAACTGATATAACCGATTTGCAGGTATGGTCATGTACAAAATATCTCCTGCACTCAAATTGGTATCTAACAAATCCCAACCGTGTAAAGTTTGATGATTTGTCTCTACATACAAAGGTACAAAATCAGCAGACCTAGCTACATCTTTTACCCATTGACCACAAAAAGGATGTAACGGCGTAATCAAAGTAGCAAAAGCTACCCACAAACTATCGCCAATAATGCCATTACCAATAATTTTACCTCCTAGGGCAGCAGCAGCAAAAGCTGGTGCTGCTAATTCTGCAGGACTGAGTACAGCTTCAAAGTCAAATACCTGTTTTGTCATCCCTGCAAAATCAGGATCAGCATAATGAACAATCACAGGAATTTTCGGTGTTAAACCTTTAGCTTTGAGAGCAATTTCTAAATTAGTAGCATCGTTATTAGTAACAGCCAGAACAGCAGCTGCGGTATCTATATTACTTGTTTGTAGCGTTGTGCGGAAACTTGCATCTGCAAGAATAACAGGAATACTCATTCCCCTAGCAGCGTTGACAAATCTATTATTAGGATCTGTTTCAATTACTACTACTTCATATCCGCCAGCATGAAGTTGTTGAATAATTCTAATACCAATTCCACTCAAACCGCAAACAATATAATGATTACGTTGGGGAATTCTGGCAGCATCCCAAAATTGTTTGAGGCGAGTACCTAAAACGAAATCGGTGAGCATAGCATACCAAATACCAAAAACTGCTGCCCCAGCCAGCATCATAAAAACTGTAAATAATTTAATGCTATTGGGTGCTTGTTCTACAACTTTGTCATTACCACCAGCACCTGTAATCATGCCTACAGCAAAATATAAAGCATCAACAAATGAGATATTTAATTTAGCCGAAACATAGGTAAATGTGGCGAGTAAAATAATGACTATTAGCGCTATCGCCATGACGATTACTGATTGGGCGTGTTTCTGAAACTGCCGAACACTTGTGAAAATTTTCAGCAGTTTTCTTCCCCATGATTTACGAGGGAGATTGACACGAGGTTGAGAACCAATAATTAAGCGATCACCTACTTTCAATTTTTGTTCTGATAATACGGCAGATACTAAATTTATCTTCCCTAGCAAGGGTAAATAATAAATTAGCATCCGGGACTTATCTTCCCACAAATCACTTAGTTTATAACCTCTCCAAGGATGATCTTCATCAATATATTCTTCCTGAATTGGCCAAGTTTGATCAAATAACTTGATTTGCCCAATTGCTTGATTTCCCAGGGCGGCAAAGGTAAATACTGGTGCTGCTAAACCGACAACACTCATACTTAAATGATCTACAAGAGTTTGATCTAGGCGTTCGCTCAAGTTCGGATTATAGAAGCGATTAATAATCCGAATTTGGGGATTCAGTATCCGCGCCTGCATCATAATTGACAAATTTAATGCATCATCAGAGCTAGCAATTACTAAAGTATGTGCTTGCTCAATTCCTGCTGCTTTCAGGGTAGAAGCTGTGTATAATTCACCAATAATTACATCTCCCGTAGCTTCGCCAGGTATGGGTTTGCGATGAATACCAACAACGGAAGCACCCTGTTGTCTCAGCAAACGAAAGATTTTATATCCAGTACGTCCTAAGCCACAAACAATGATTCGAGGTTTCATGAAACAGCAGCATGATTTACAAGAAAGGCTGCATATAAGTCCTTTATTTCCATTGTTGCTTACTTGCGGAAGGGATAACTGTAGCAGAAAATACTATACAGCAGAATTCAGGAGTCAGGAGTCAGGAGTCAGAAGTAAAACTGGCTTTGTGTATAGGTTTCAATTTAGATTTTGTACCTCCTAACTACGCAAACTGCTATAAACTTAAATTGTGTCAATTTACAGATTTTGCTGCGGGGTAGTTTTATGTTTATCAAAAATACGTTCTCTCAAGAGATTCCTGTCCAAGGTGTGGTGGGAGAG includes:
- the acnB gene encoding bifunctional aconitate hydratase 2/2-methylisocitrate dehydratase, which produces MLAKYQQHTQERAQLDIPPLPLDAQQTSELCELLKNPPKGEEELLLNLLRDRIPPGVDQAAYVKAGFLTAIAKEEITSPLVSPIDAVELLGTMIGGYNVQSLIDLLQVSTTSVSTSSETPLVMKGEGREQIAAYAASSLSRILLVYDAFHDVLELSKTNPYAKRVINSWAEAEWFLSRPTLPEAITVTVFKVPGETNTDDLSPATHATTRPDIPLHALAMLETRQPGSLETIAELKKKGFPVAYVGDVVGTGSSRKSAINSVLWHLGNDIPFVPNKRAGGYILGSAIAPIFFNTAEDAGALPIQCDVTKMETGDIITIYPYKGEVTNAAGEVISTFSLKPDTILDEVRAGGRIPLLIGRTLTDKTRQALGLEPSNLFIRPQAPADTGKGYTLAQKMVGKACGLPGVRPGTSCEPIMTTVGSQDTTGPMTRDELKELACLGFSADLVMQSFCHTAAYPKPVDIKTHQELPDFFAQRAGVALRPGDGIIHSWLNRMLLPDTVGTGGDSHTRFPLGISFPAGSGLVAFAGALGVMPLDMPESVLVRFKGELQPGITLRDVVNAIPYVAMQKGLLTVEKQNKKNIFSGKILEIEGLPDLKVEQAFELTDASAERSCAGCTIKLSEETVAEYLRSNIALLTNMVARGYHDERTIMRRVAKMEEWLANPVLLSADTDAEYAEIIEIDLSEIKEPIVAAPNDPDNVKLLSEVANDPVQEVFVGSCMTNIGHYRATAKVLEGAGEVKARLWIAPPTRMDEHQLKAEGVYNVFVAANARTEIPGCSLCMGNQARVDDNTTVFSTSTRNFNNRMGKGAQVYLGSAELAAVCALLGRLPNVQEYLDIVAERIHPFADDLYRYLNFDQIAGFEDEGRVISKEEQAALV
- a CDS encoding NYN domain-containing protein, coding for MIDKVGIFLDIENLAGWLKLDGGETLLDRASELGSVVVRRAYGDFSLPSVSKRQSELNLLGFEFVHVYHPVKGKNSADIQIVVDVMEYLTRVPDLQWFVLATGDADFSPLFRRLKELGKSVVGIGPKSKLSEVVKKSCNRFIYTDTNVTNIVTNIDITTFPINNKELQESSLELLEKILNRNTDQIPVSVLKTAILELDPSFDERNFGYSKFLSFLKSVPDIVSLRLDKQKTTWFAKSAEDNNDEIKISSEDQNNQNQNIQLQPTPDLYKRLLKKIGLRLCKKKLLCEAFVKLNQKFKDKFSTSEQLEFLFDTFDNLYSRGEIRAASFLLYKCGYIIKSEDVNDTANLSLITTFSQEYVLIKIDKIILSHIYYQCQNKNIKFIPDLCISLMISNFFKNKNKIQEIISQCKLEHE
- a CDS encoding BrnT family toxin; amino-acid sequence: MEFEWDTKKAESNLSKHGVSFTEAQTVFDDPLYVDFYDPDHSETEHRYIIIGESSNNRILLVSYTEREDIIRIISARQVTKQELKAYQEG
- a CDS encoding class I SAM-dependent methyltransferase, translated to MNTKIKPDWAGQGLLSQFVNLLINTKPIYSLMKQQARQVMIKTAEKNGVAWRKNYEKLEASGIKEKLTEVVNPNVVYPEYYKVPFHAYSEGNLCWKAAFEAPSATYAMGLRVWPKEKITWQTANHRLRSSFHEVLGTYVTQDVQDILDIGCSVGISTLEIHRYYQQKQNHPVNTIGLDLSPYMLSVAKQLDVDNEISQWLHTQAENTGLANESFDLVTLQFVTHELPSFASQAIFQEALRLLRPGGCFAIVDNNPKSPVIQNLPPVLFTLMKSTEPWSDEYYMFDIEGTLQTIGFEVLTTVSTDPRHRAIVAKKTIL
- a CDS encoding potassium channel family protein, whose translation is MKPRIIVCGLGRTGYKIFRLLRQQGASVVGIHRKPIPGEATGDVIIGELYTASTLKAAGIEQAHTLVIASSDDALNLSIMMQARILNPQIRIINRFYNPNLSERLDQTLVDHLSMSVVGLAAPVFTFAALGNQAIGQIKLFDQTWPIQEEYIDEDHPWRGYKLSDLWEDKSRMLIYYLPLLGKINLVSAVLSEQKLKVGDRLIIGSQPRVNLPRKSWGRKLLKIFTSVRQFQKHAQSVIVMAIALIVIILLATFTYVSAKLNISFVDALYFAVGMITGAGGNDKVVEQAPNSIKLFTVFMMLAGAAVFGIWYAMLTDFVLGTRLKQFWDAARIPQRNHYIVCGLSGIGIRIIQQLHAGGYEVVVIETDPNNRFVNAARGMSIPVILADASFRTTLQTSNIDTAAAVLAVTNNDATNLEIALKAKGLTPKIPVIVHYADPDFAGMTKQVFDFEAVLSPAELAAPAFAAAALGGKIIGNGIIGDSLWVAFATLITPLHPFCGQWVKDVARSADFVPLYVETNHQTLHGWDLLDTNLSAGDILYMTIPANRLYQLWREEQQPIIG